The Arachis hypogaea cultivar Tifrunner chromosome 19, arahy.Tifrunner.gnm2.J5K5, whole genome shotgun sequence genome has a window encoding:
- the LOC112775947 gene encoding trihelix transcription factor GTL2, with protein MFDGVPGDQFHQFITPTRTTTTTTSSQIPLHHHLPFPLPLHHPSSNPTSSNPNNNTNTFPTNPTPFDPYHHHHHQLQLHQVHHQQHPSILHPSLHLHQHHNNNNKHHHHDEDREENNASSTSTTTVPMNFEIERDHERQQMPPPQLIDPWSNDEVLALLRIRSTMESWFPQLTWEHVSRKMAELGYKRSAEKCKEKFEEESRYFSSNINFTNKTITPPPTTTTGYRFLSELEELYHQQDNSDHHHQQEVVVVEKQPSSTEGQEDKVVMDQALGEDDKENDEEVVAGAATVVLPEKIITTKTKERKRKRGGGDGDGNGDRVRFEMFKGFCESIVHKMMEQQEEMHNKLIEDMVRRDEEKLAREEAWKKQEVERMNKELEIMQQEQAIAGDRQANIIEFLKKFAPEIQTLVCVEEDHDDHNNNGRNKLVKVTNSNNNVEHNGSNLLLHSQNPNPPSSPSSSSAVILNNQNGVFVAAASSSTNPSSSPMIQAGKNPNSTYLNNDSPIVEADSAAKKAAATTANCEKDEIGRRWPKDEVLALINLRCNTQVSSNNDENGRETHKALPLWERISQGMVELGYTRSAKRCKEKWENINKYFRKTKDANKKRSLDSRTCPYFHLLSSLYSQGKLLLQPEKQETTTNNNDNHGKKIVTDHQTSSHQMGSAIAADDNHDHGGENNNNNKALMQAPSLDFDQF; from the exons ATGTTTGATGGAGTGCCAGGAGACCAGTTCCATCAATTCATAACAccaacaagaacaacaacaacaacaacctcaTCACAAATCCCTCTTCATCATCACTTACCTTTTCCTctccctctccatcatccttcttctAATCCCACATCATCAAACCCCAACAACAACACTAACACTTTCCCTACTAATCCTACTCCTTTTGatccttatcatcatcatcaccaccaaTTGCAGCTTCaccaagttcatcatcaacaacacCCCAGTATCTTGCACCCATCATTACACCTTCACCAACaccacaacaacaataacaaacaTCATCATCATGATGAAGACCGGGAAGAAAACAACGCTAGCAGTACTTCCACTACTACTGTGccaatgaattttgaaattgaaagagATCATGAGAGGCAGCAAATGCCTCCTCCTCAGCTCATTGATCCTTGGAGTAATGATGAAGTACTTGCTCTCTTGAGGATCAGATCTACCATGGAGAGTTGGTTCCCACAACTCACTTGGGAACATGTCTCGAG GAAGATGGCAGAGCTTGGATATAAGAGAAGTGCTGAGAAGTGCAAagagaagtttgaagaagaaagcaGATATTTCAGCAGCAACATTAACTTCACCAACAAAACCATTACTCCTCCTCCTACTACTACTACAGGTTACCGCTTTCTTAGTGAACTTGAAGAGCTTTATCATCAACAAGATAAtagtgatcatcatcatcaacaagaaGTGGTGGtagtggagaagcaaccaagtaGTACTGAGGGGCAAGAAGACAAGGTAGTCATGGACCAAGCATTGGGAGAAGATGATAAGGAGAATGATGAAGAGGTTGTTGCTGGGGCGGCCACGGTGGTGTTGCCGGAGAAGATTATTACGACAAAAACAaaggagaggaagaggaagaggggtGGTGGAGATGGTGACGGCAACGGCGACCGCGTGAGGTTTGAGATGTTCAAAGGTTTTTGTGAAAGCATTGTGCACAAGATGATGGAGCAACAAGAAGAGATGCACAACAAGTTAATAGAAGATATggtgagaagagatgaagagaagcTTGCAAGAGAAGAGGCATGGAAGAAGCAAGAGGTGGAGAGAAtgaacaaggagcttgagatcatGCAACAGGAACAAGCCATTGCTGGTGATAGACAAGCAAACATCATTGAGTTCTTGAAGAAATTTGCCCCAGAAATTCAAACCCTTGTTTGTGTTGAAGAAGATCATGATGATCACAATAATAATGGAAGAAACAAATTGGTGAAGGTAACAAATAGTAATAACAATGTGGAACACAATGGTTCAAATTTGTTGTTGCATTCCCAAAACCCTAATCCTccatcatcaccttcttcttcttctgctgtgATTCTCAATAACCAAAATGGTGTTTTtgttgctgctgcttcttcttcaacaaacCCTAGCTCAAGTCCTATGATACAAGCTGGCAAGAACCCTAATAGTACTTATCTCAACAATGATAGCCCAATAGTAGAGGCGGACTCGGCGGCAAAGAAGGCAGCTGCCACTACCGCGAACTGCGAGAAAGATGAAATTGGAAGAAGATGGCCAAAAGATGAAGTGTTGGCACTGATAAACCTGAGGTGCAACACCCAAGTGAGCAGCAATAATGATGAAAATGGGAGAGAAACTCACAAGGCTCTTCCATTGTGGGAGAGAATCTCACAAGGGATGGTGGAATTGGGGTACACAAGGAGTGCAAAGAGGTGCAAAGAGAAATGGGAGAACATAAACAAGTACTTCAGGAAAACCAAGGATGCTAACAAGAAGAGGTCCCTTGATTCAAGAACTTGTCCCTATTTTCATCTTCTCAGTAGCCTCTATAGCCAAGGGAAGCTTCTTCTCCAACCTGAGAAGCAAGaaactactactaataataatgataacCATGGAAAAAaaattgtcacagatcatcaaaCTTCTTCACATCAAATGGGGTCTGCTATTGCTGCTGATGATAATCATGATCATGGAGGTgagaataacaataataacaaagctttgatgcaagCACCTTCTTTGGATTTTGATcagttttaa